The following proteins are co-located in the Branchiostoma lanceolatum isolate klBraLanc5 chromosome 16, klBraLanc5.hap2, whole genome shotgun sequence genome:
- the LOC136421515 gene encoding achaete-scute homolog 1a-like, protein MRDFVTASMECCKENATANVGCDFNQSCLYAKGLEEKVLAKQCSQAFAFCNGETKTECGVTLQQGGKEFRTVLTDSETDSRLGFGATQKQPRKMSRRNERERQRVRMVNMGFANLRNLVPDGSTNKKMSKVETLRSAMEYIRQLKELVEEHDAVNAVFTSAFPRAQTHFPPPSYSYESDGSSNPMSPEDEELLDFSAWF, encoded by the coding sequence ATGCGAGACTTTGTCACAGCCTCGATGGAGTGCTGCAAGGAGAACGCGACTGCTAACGTCGGCTGCGACTTCAACCAGAGTTGTCTGTACGCAAAAGGACTGGAGGAGAAAGTACTCGCGAAACAGTGTTCGCAGGCTTTCGCGTTTTGCAACGGAGAGACCAAAACAGAGTGCGGTGTGACACTACAACAAGGCGGTAAAGAGTTCAGAACTGTCTTAACAGACTCCGAGACGGACTCGAGACTCGGATTCGGAGCGACACAGAAGCAGCCAAGGAAAATGTCGAGACGAAACGAGCGAGAACGCCAGCGGGTCCGAATGGTTAACATGGGGTTTGCAAACCTTCGGAACCTGGTCCCCGACGGAAGCACCAACAAGAAGATGTCGAAGGTAGAAACGCTTCGCTCGGCTATGGAGTACATCAGACAGTTGAAGGAGCTGGTGGAAGAGCACGATGCGGTAAACGCCGTGTTCACCAGCGCGTTCCCTCGGGCCCAGACGCACTTCCCCCCGCCCAGCTACAGCTACGAGTCCGATGGGTCCAGTAACCCCATGTCGCCCGAGGACGAGGAACTTCTGGACTTCTCCGCGTGGTTCTGA